A window of Candidatus Tectomicrobia bacterium genomic DNA:
TCGATCGTCATCGTCAGGGCAAAAGAAAGAGCTGTGGCTTCCAGGAAGTGGCGGGAACGGAAGCCCAGCGCCTCGCCCCAGAAAAGCCCCGGAAGCACAAAGATGAAGAGGCTGCCCCAGAGGATGCGTACGTGTTGCTCTGCCGTCAGAGGAGGGCCGCCCGCGGCGAACCAATAAAAGGGGACGCCTAGAAAGATCAGAGATATTCCCAGGTATAGGAAATGAGATCTTCGCTCAAGCTTCACGGAAGATGGTTCCCCTCGCCATCTGCCTCATCCTCTGCGTGGGTTGGATCGGGATGAAAAATGAACGCGCCAGCACTCCCCGACGGCAAGCATGTCCCATTCCGTGGGAAGGCAATCCGTCAAGCGTCGTGACCCGTGCAATTATATGCGCAGTTCGATCTGACACAATATCTAGAGTTTCTCAAATTCGCAGCGATGAAACAACTAATAAGGGCGCCCCGCCCCCTTTCTCGTCCGGGACCCGTCTGCCAGGAGCACTTGCCCTGAATAAAAATATCCGGCAAGCTTAGGCTCACGCAATGTCCCGGCCGCGAAGGAGAAAGGGCCCTCAGTAGGGGAGGCACATCGGGTTGGTTGCCTGGAACGGGCCGAACCGGCGGAGGATGCTCTTTTCCCTCCGGGCAATGCTATGTGTGGCCCTCTTGTTTCTCCTCTACCGCTACTTTCCGGCCGAGGGTTTCCAAAAAGAACTGTTCCGGCTGCGGCTTGCTCCCCTCCTCCTGGCCGCATTGGGATATCTGGCCATCCAGCTCGCCGCATCGTTGCGGTTTTCCCTCGCCCTGGGGGCGATGGGGTTCCGCGTGCCCCTCGCGCGGGTGATTCATCTTCATTTCGTCTCTTTGTTCTTCAATATGCTCCTGCCCGGGGGGATTGGTGGGGACGCGGCCAAGGGCTACTACCTGCGGGCCTCCTCCGACCACTGGGGCAAGGGAATCCTCGCCGCCCTGCTGGATCGCTACCTGGGACTCGTCAGCCTCACGGCGCTCGCTCTCGCCTCGGGTATCATGCTCCACACGCCGGGACTCCGCGGCGCCGCCCCTCTTCCCTGGATCCTGGGCTTCTTGGTCCTCACCTCCTCGGCCCCCTACGCCTTGAGGGCCGGATGGCTCCGGGGGATCCTCCGCCGGGGGCTCGGGCGGTTTGCCTGGGCGTCGGGCGCCACCGGCGCCGCGGATGAAGGCATCCGGGCCGCCCGGCGTCCGAGGCTGCTCGCGCTGGGAGCGATCCTCACCCTCTCGTATTACATGGGTTCCTCGGTTGTCCATCTGCTCCTGGGGAAAGCCTTCGGGGCCGAGCTGGAGTACTGGCCGACGTTCCACCTTCTCATCGTCGTCGCGCTCGTATCCTCCCTCCCTCTCCTGCCGGGCGCCCACGGCCAGCGGGAGGCAGCCTACGTCGTCATGTTCACGGCTTACGGCCTGAGCCGGAGCCAGAGCTTTCTCCTCGCCGCCCTCGCCCTGGGCATGCTCCTCCTCGGGGCTGTGGTGGGGGGATTCCTCTATTTGACGCTTCGGGCTTCCCGAGAGGATGGCCTCACAATCCAGAGGCCGACTTTGGTATCTTGAAACGGATTTCACCTTCTGGACGCCGGGATTGGCGCTCGGCCAGCGGGTCCACGCCGGATGGCTGGGCCAGCCTCTCGCACCCGTGATCAGGAGCGCTATGAGTCCCGCCCTGCTCCCCAAATTCCCGCACTCCATTTCCCTCCTCACCTGGGGCTATGACGAAGAGGCGCTCATTGACGAGTTCATGGAGCGGGCGCTCCGCATGCTCGAATCCGTCGCCGATGAGTTCGAGATCATCTACGTCAACGACGGAAGCACGGACCGGAGCGCGGAAATCCTCCGCAGATGGGAGGCCCGCGAGCCGAGGCTCAGGGTGATCACGAATGAAAGGAACCTGAACGTCGGCTGGAACACGCGGATTGCCGTTGCGGCGGCGCGGAAAGACTATCTTCTCTGGCAGATGGTGGATTGGTGCTACGATATTTCTTCTTTGCGGGACCACCTCGAATTGCTGAATTCGGTTGACGTTGTACAGGGCGTGCGGATAGGCCCCTCCATGTGGATTTACCGCGTCCCGATCCTGGGAGCGATCATCTGGGGCGTCCGCCGATCGGACAATCTTTACAAGGGCTTCATATCACTCATGAACTACGCTCTCTTACGGATCCTTTTCCGGGTCCCATTCCACGACTTCCAAAACGTGACGATTTACCCTCGCGGGCTTGCGCAGTCGCTTCATCTTGAAAGCACCACCTCATTCATTAATCCCGAGATGCTCTTGAAGGCATACTGGAGCGGTGCCAGCTTCGTCGAGGTACCCGTTGAGTTCATCCCGAGAGATAAAGGAACAGCCAAGGGATCCAAGCTAGGCTCGATCTTCAGATCTGTGCGCGAGATATTGGGATACTGGTGGAGATGGACCGTCCGCGGAGAAATCAGAGACCGGAACAGGGGGAAAATCGTCAGACTGAGTCAGATTCTCAAGGAACTCAGGAAGAAGGAAGTTGCCATCAGGGAATGGGCCCGATAGCCACGGGCCTCCTCCGCCATCTTTTACGCGAGAGCGGCTGATCAGGGTTTGTTGTATGCGGTGCGCTCGCTTTCAAACCTGTCAGCGGTCATGTCCACGGGCGGGGGAAAGAGCAATCCCTTCATCGCGGCGAAGTACTGGTCCACCTTGTCCCATCTGAAGTTGCTCAGTTCCCTGAGGATGACCCGCTTGCGGAACATGGCCTTCCGCATCCCGATTTTCTGGAGGCGAATCAGGTCCTTGTACGTCCTTCCCGCGGGAACGTATGCGGCCTTTCCCCCCGTATACGTGGGGTAAGAAGTGTATTCATTGAAGTCCATGTTTGTTAATTCCCCTCTCGCCTTAAGCACATCCCACAGCTCGGAACCGGGATAAGGAACGAAGAGGTTCAGCTTGATGTGATCCAGATCCAGCGACAGCGCGAAATTGATGGTGTCCCATGTGTCCCGCTCCGTCTCCCCCGGAAGGCCGATGATGAAGAGCCCTTCCGTCTGGATGCCGGCCTTCCGCGTCCAATCCACGGCTCTTCGGACCTGCTCGATCGTGAATCCCTTCTTGATGGAATCCAGCATCTTCTGGTTCCCGCACTCGATCCCATAATCTATCCGCGCGCACCCCGCCTGCTTCATCTTGACCAGCAGCGGGTAGGTGACGCTGCTAACCCGGGTTTCGCACATCCACCGGGTCGGCAAGCCGCGTGCTATCAGCTCGTCGCAGAACTGAATTCCGAGACGCTCCGAGATGGGGAAGGTCAGGTCCATATAATAAAAGGTTTCGACGCCCCATTTGCGGTGAAAGTACTCCATTTCGTCAACGGTACTCTTGGGAGTCCGCATCCGGTACTTGTTGCCGATTGTGTTGATCGGCGAGCAGAATGTGCACCGGTGAGGGCACCCGCGCGTAGCCAGGATCCCGAGGGCTTGCACTCCCTCGTCGTGTATCCGCTTCTTGGAACCCGGCGCCTGGAGCCGGATGTCCGGCCGGAATTGATCGACCGGAAAAAGGTCCCAGGCGGGGTACGGCATTTCATCCAGGGACATCTTGTCGATCCAGGGCCTGTCAGGGTTATGGATGATCTGTCCGAACACGTTCCGGTAGGAAATTCCCTTGACATTCGACGTGCCCCGGCCGTCCCGGAGGGATTCCACCAGCTCCAGCATGGTGAACTCGCCTTCGTGATGGACCATGTAATCCGCCAAGCCGTTCGACAGATAATGATCGGCGAAAGCGGAAGCATGAATATTGCCCAGCACGATCTTAAGCCCGGGCAAGCGCTCTTTCAGCAGGGGAGCGAGCCGGTCATACAAGGGGGCGGCCGGAGTGAGGAGGGAGACTCCCAGGACATCGGGGGCCTCGGCCACAATCCGGTCGCGCATCTCCTCGACGGTGAGGCATTCTATGAAGGCGTCAAGGCCGACAACCTCGAAATCATTCTGCCGAAGAACGGCCCCCACGTAGGCGAGCCCGATGGAGGGGATTGGGGTATAGAACTTCTTCAGGGTCCCGAACTGCTTGTCGAAATGGACAGAGGGATTGAGCAGAAGAATTTTCATCGTTCGCGCCCTTCCATTCTTGCCGATCTTTTGAAGGACCTATTTCGCAACTCACATGCAATCATCGCAGGCTTGGGAACAGCGACGTCCCACTTGCTTGCGATGAGGTAATCTCTCTCCCAAGACCAATTTCCGCTTCGGCTGGTCGCGTTACGCGGAACAGATTTCTTGAATTTGGAATTCATTCTCATCCCGAACTCACTTGCGACTCCCAGGCTTAGAAATCCTGGAAGTCGGCGAATCGATCTGCAATAAATCCAATGAAACCTGGTATCCATCCTCCGTTTCGGACTCCGCGAGTGCCTTAAAGCCTTGTCCCAGTTCATTGGGCGGAATCTGAGTGGCCGAAGAGGGCATCGGGCGAAAATCAAGAAGTTGCCTGATGATACCACGAATGAACCATCGCAACCAATCTGGGCTTGCATCCATTACAACAAGGCACGTAGATAAGATAGGCCTGAGAATCTTGGCAAGCCGTGAGCGCTTCAGACCGACCAGCTTATACGCGAAGGTTTCTGCAATGACCCGGTTCCTAAGTTTGACCAACTTCTGATCGTCAATATTGGTTAGGTTGATGAAAGGTCGATTCGTGAAGTCAATATGGGCAAGAGTACCAAAATAGGAAGACCAATCCTTCACTTTTTCGGAGGCGTATTCATGAAACATCTTCGAATTCGGGAAAAGCGTGGTGAACGTGGGCAAGTATACCAAATCCATCTTCTTGCAAAACTCGACAGTCTCTCGGATGGTTTCCTCGGTTTCTCCAGGATGGGCAAACATGAAATTCGCGATGAAATTCATCCCTACTTTTCGCGCGCTGTTGAGCCCAAGTATCACTTTCTCTTTCTTGGCATTCTTGTGCATCAGGTCCATCATTTTTTGACTGCCCGTTTCGACCCCAAAGAGGACATAGCGGCAACCGGCTGTGCGCATGGCATGCAGCTTTTCTTCTGTCGCCCAGTCCGCGCGCCCAGATGTTGACCACGTAATGCCAAGAGGCCGGATGGCATCGCACACCTCGAACAGGCGCGATTTGTGAGTGATAAATTCCTCGTCCGCAAAGTGGAAGTCGGAGATGCCGTAATTGCGCCGCAGGAAATCGATTTCCTTTACAATGTTGGCCGGAGAGCGGAAGCGTTGCGCCGCGTTGTTCCGCTCGTCCACTATGCTTCCATGCAATTGCTTCAGAAAATCATTGTCGTTCAGCACAGAGTTGATGCAGAATGAGCATCTAAAAGGACACCCCCGAGATGTCATCATATGGATCGAGCGGGAACCCTCGCCGTTATACGACCGCTTGCATATGTACTCGATATCGAAATGATGGAATGCTGGAAAGGGGAGTTCATCTAAGTCTACCTGGACCGGGCCTTTGGGGTTTTTAACGAAATTTCCGTTCTTCTTATATACAAATGTAGGCACATGCTCAAAGGGAGCACCAGCCTCGATCGAGGCGAGCATGTCTGGAAGAACGGCTTCGCACTCCCCAATCGCAACGGCGGAGGCGCCGGTGTAATCCAGTGCGATTTCGGGAATGTCGCTGACGCCTACACCTCCAATCACCACGGTTGTCCGGGGAGAGAGTTCTCGCACGAGACGCGCGACCTCACGCATCCCCTGGACTTGCATGGCGAAACCTCCCATGAAGCATAAATCATATTCATCCTTCCGCAGCTCTTTCTCTAAAATCCTCATCGGCAGTCTCAGATTATGCATATCAACTACTTTGACCCGATGGCCCTGCTTTTCCGTGATCGAGATAACGTAGCCCAAACCAAGAGGCATGAAGACAATCTCTCTCTTGCCTGGGTACGGCGGGTTGACAACCAGGATATTTAGCGCCATTTCCTGAACTCCTTGCTCCAGTTTCGTTTCAGAGGAAACCTCCAGGAGATTTGACCTTCGTGAGAACAGCTCAACTATATCCAACCCTCCTGGATAATACACACTCCTAAATTCGCGAAGGCGAACCGAGT
This region includes:
- a CDS encoding flippase-like domain-containing protein, which translates into the protein MALLFLLYRYFPAEGFQKELFRLRLAPLLLAALGYLAIQLAASLRFSLALGAMGFRVPLARVIHLHFVSLFFNMLLPGGIGGDAAKGYYLRASSDHWGKGILAALLDRYLGLVSLTALALASGIMLHTPGLRGAAPLPWILGFLVLTSSAPYALRAGWLRGILRRGLGRFAWASGATGAADEGIRAARRPRLLALGAILTLSYYMGSSVVHLLLGKAFGAELEYWPTFHLLIVVALVSSLPLLPGAHGQREAAYVVMFTAYGLSRSQSFLLAALALGMLLLGAVVGGFLYLTLRASREDGLTIQRPTLVS
- a CDS encoding glycosyltransferase family 2 protein; amino-acid sequence: MALGQRVHAGWLGQPLAPVIRSAMSPALLPKFPHSISLLTWGYDEEALIDEFMERALRMLESVADEFEIIYVNDGSTDRSAEILRRWEAREPRLRVITNERNLNVGWNTRIAVAAARKDYLLWQMVDWCYDISSLRDHLELLNSVDVVQGVRIGPSMWIYRVPILGAIIWGVRRSDNLYKGFISLMNYALLRILFRVPFHDFQNVTIYPRGLAQSLHLESTTSFINPEMLLKAYWSGASFVEVPVEFIPRDKGTAKGSKLGSIFRSVREILGYWWRWTVRGEIRDRNRGKIVRLSQILKELRKKEVAIREWAR
- a CDS encoding cobalamin B12-binding domain-containing protein, which produces MKILLLNPSVHFDKQFGTLKKFYTPIPSIGLAYVGAVLRQNDFEVVGLDAFIECLTVEEMRDRIVAEAPDVLGVSLLTPAAPLYDRLAPLLKERLPGLKIVLGNIHASAFADHYLSNGLADYMVHHEGEFTMLELVESLRDGRGTSNVKGISYRNVFGQIIHNPDRPWIDKMSLDEMPYPAWDLFPVDQFRPDIRLQAPGSKKRIHDEGVQALGILATRGCPHRCTFCSPINTIGNKYRMRTPKSTVDEMEYFHRKWGVETFYYMDLTFPISERLGIQFCDELIARGLPTRWMCETRVSSVTYPLLVKMKQAGCARIDYGIECGNQKMLDSIKKGFTIEQVRRAVDWTRKAGIQTEGLFIIGLPGETERDTWDTINFALSLDLDHIKLNLFVPYPGSELWDVLKARGELTNMDFNEYTSYPTYTGGKAAYVPAGRTYKDLIRLQKIGMRKAMFRKRVILRELSNFRWDKVDQYFAAMKGLLFPPPVDMTADRFESERTAYNKP
- a CDS encoding radical SAM protein, which translates into the protein MALNILVVNPPYPGKREIVFMPLGLGYVISITEKQGHRVKVVDMHNLRLPMRILEKELRKDEYDLCFMGGFAMQVQGMREVARLVRELSPRTTVVIGGVGVSDIPEIALDYTGASAVAIGECEAVLPDMLASIEAGAPFEHVPTFVYKKNGNFVKNPKGPVQVDLDELPFPAFHHFDIEYICKRSYNGEGSRSIHMMTSRGCPFRCSFCINSVLNDNDFLKQLHGSIVDERNNAAQRFRSPANIVKEIDFLRRNYGISDFHFADEEFITHKSRLFEVCDAIRPLGITWSTSGRADWATEEKLHAMRTAGCRYVLFGVETGSQKMMDLMHKNAKKEKVILGLNSARKVGMNFIANFMFAHPGETEETIRETVEFCKKMDLVYLPTFTTLFPNSKMFHEYASEKVKDWSSYFGTLAHIDFTNRPFINLTNIDDQKLVKLRNRVIAETFAYKLVGLKRSRLAKILRPILSTCLVVMDASPDWLRWFIRGIIRQLLDFRPMPSSATQIPPNELGQGFKALAESETEDGYQVSLDLLQIDSPTSRISKPGSRK